GACGGGcccgcggacgccgccggcgctcaTCGTGGAGCTCTCCTCCTACTCCACCGGCGCGCTCGTCCGGGAGATGTCCTCGGGCCTCGTCCGCATCGCGCTCGAGTGCCCCAAGACGGCCCCCACGCACACGAGTAATTAAGCATGTACAGTAAGTACATACCACTCGCGTTTAACATCAGCTTCTCATCCATCCACGGCGATCGATCTCgatgcaggcggcggcgagaggcgGCGGAAGACGGCGCTGGTGGAGGAGCCGACGTGGCGCGCGTACTGCAACGGGCGCAAGTGCGGGTACGCCGTGCGGAGGGAGTGCGGCGCGGAGGAGTGGCGGGTGCTGCGAGCCGTGGAGCCCGTCTCCGTGGGCGCTGGCGTTCTGCCCTcggacgccggcgccgatggGGACATGATGTACATGAGGGCAAGGTTCGAGAGAGTGGTGGGGTCAAGGGACTCGGAGGCCTTCTACATGATCAACCCCGACGGCAACGCTGGGCCCGAGCTCAGCATCTACCTCCTCAGAGTCTGACCCGGCGTGGCTTTGCTATATCCTCCTCCTATGTTTGCATGTATGGTTTTTCGTATAAAAACGATAGCTCGTCGATGTTATTAAGTTACAATAATAATCTTGCTgactttatttttgtttatgtttatttttacTATAATTATCTGAACCGGTGGTCTCCCGTCAACTCCATTAAGACTATTCTCTATAT
This is a stretch of genomic DNA from Brachypodium distachyon strain Bd21 chromosome 1, Brachypodium_distachyon_v3.0, whole genome shotgun sequence. It encodes these proteins:
- the LOC100833865 gene encoding protein MIZU-KUSSEI 1, yielding MAGAFHAASPLPWSSTSGGMGIPWLLRKRASKGGQPLSAQQEPDEDEGVSIFGVGVSTPSSGTPAQPSGARKRGEEALARLRSAVLSVVARARRGRRATTAMGSSVTGTIFGRRRGRVHVALQTGPRTPPALIVELSSYSTGALVREMSSGLVRIALECPKTAPTHTSGGERRRKTALVEEPTWRAYCNGRKCGYAVRRECGAEEWRVLRAVEPVSVGAGVLPSDAGADGDMMYMRARFERVVGSRDSEAFYMINPDGNAGPELSIYLLRV